The genomic region TTAGTGCCTCAAACGTGAGAATGCGGGCCAGTAAGACCAGAACGTTTCTCTCTAGAAAAACGATGCAAGCTCTTCTGGATGGAGACAACAACACGTGCGTCGTCGCCACACCGAGAAACTTTAGAGAATCCACAGTGATCATCAGGGTTGATCTTGGAAGTCAGTGTCTCAAAAACATCATCGCGCATGTCGTCATGGCCAACGCGTCGTCTTTGTATCCGACCTTGTATCTCAGACAGATCTGTCTGACGACGACGAAGACGAAGCCGTGCAAGATAATTCGTTACGATTCGAGAAGGTCTGCCGTCTACGAATGCCCGGACGATCCGAGCAGACTGGTTACTATCGTCGTTCCGGCCAATCATTCGATTTGTGAGATTGCTATGTCGTACGCGAAAGGTACGAAAGTGTGCACGAAAATCGAGAATAAGCGTGTCGACTCATTTGATCTGTGGGTCTATAGTCACATTGTTGGTAAACATTATTGCTCGCTTGTGTACAGCTGACCAAACGCTAGAAGATTGATATATGAAAATAATTATCACCGGTAGGTGCTAACTAGGAACGGCTGGCCGCTTTAGTGCATCGACTTACATGGGCCCTGATGTGaatgtgtattaattaattaagttaaacttACAAAGTATAGTTGTAGCCAGTCTAATGTTTTGAAAGCCATTAGGCGTGTGAAACAGTTATCCGGAGTATGTTGCGCGTGTAGTAGTTAGCATACCTAACGGCTGATGCGGGAGACGTGGGTTCGGATCTCACCGGGGGCCACCTGCACCTGTCTTTTCTGACTAACCATATGCGTTATATAGTTCATCCGATTTACCACCAACTtctttacatatatttctagATTTACCAAAGTTTCCCCCgttgacaacaaacagaacagtcGATCTTACAAAATCCATTCAAGATTATCAGATTGGAGAAACAGCTCGAGTCGTGGTCGGACAGACTCTACATCTTCGCTGCACTGCATTTGCACCTAGTAATCCAACATACAAATGGCAAGTTCTTCCAGAGGGCACCAACGTGATGACCACTGACAACGTTACAGTCAAAGACGACGTACTAACAATCACAAATATGCAGAAACAACAAGAGAATATATACTCTTGCACCGTCTCGAACAGAATGGGAACGATTACGAGATCCTCACTTGTCAAAGTGTATGGTAAGaatcagtttgtgtttatatttttatGCATACAAGTATTTGAGTAAATGAGAATGATTTGAAGCAGATTTTCTAACACACAGTAGGAGCTGCCAGATTctggtcacgcccccagctaaCAGTTGTGCTCCTGTGTGCTACTCTGGAGAACTCTGGGTCTGCGATAGCAATTCCTAGAGCcgggccaggtactcacaggagcaccggtttgtgaagccaactgtggtgtgagcacccgaagtctcgcctggaccccagtggctgatatcACGTCACAGCGGATGGCCACTTAGTCCCCAGTCAACgactaggtactcatttatactcctgagtcgagacaGGCAATTGTGTGAGTTttttgcccaaggaaattatgtcatagctcgccatcaccgTGACTTAAACATGCaatcctgcaaggtcccggatgtacgcacACGATTGGATAACTCTCTAActaactgagctatagcaaaacacacacacacacacaccacccgtttgtaaaatttaaaattcaaTGTTACAGTTGCCGTTTTTTCCTGTAGCAGGGTTTGCTGGCTGGCCATGTGACGTACCAAAAGTGCTCGAGAAAACGGAACGGTCCCTTGCCCTCTCACTCTTCTGTCTATCCGGAAACGCATCGGATCCATACGGTTGCCACATCACTAACTACGCCGTGCTCTACCGAGCCGCAAATGACGACTCCACGTTTCTATCTGTGACTACACAATCACCGCTACTCGACCTTACCGATCTCATTCCAGACACTACGTACGAGATCACTGTAAAAGCAAGCTATAGTCATTCATATTGTGACAACAACAACGTTTCTTCGAGTCCGTCTCTCTTTGAAAAGCTAAATGCAGAAGGTAGAGAGAGTGCCTAATCTATATTGTTTGCTATGAATGTATGTGACATTATGGTGTTTTTACTGTTTTTTCGTGAACAGTACCAAGTGCACCAACAGGAGTTCGTGTCACATCTCGAACAGCAACATTTGCTAGAGTCGAATGGAATGCAGTAGTTTATACGTATGGATCGGTTGTGGCTTACAGAGTTTACTACCACAAGGCAACAATACGTAGTGTATCTATCTCGATGACGAATCTCACCTTTGTTTGGCTGAACGGACTCGAACCATTCACCgaatatgttgttgctgttgctgtcgTCGTCAGACCTCAGAATGCTCAAAACAAGTCTGAAGAACTAGAGAGCGAAAAAAGTGTTGAACAGTCGTTTAGTACTCTTCAATCATGTATGATATTACTGTTACTgttacacacacgcatgcacccccacacacacggacagacagacagacagacaaacacacacataccacacacacacgcacgcacgcacacacacacacacacacacacacacacacacacacacacacacactgcatacgctcgtagctctgaagcgagtagacCACAGCTTCGTTTACTAGTTTCTATTGTAATGTTGCTGTTTCTGcctcacaacctgcagcaccgAGTCGACCTCGACAACTGAAGGTTGCCAACGTACAAACAGATTCGGCTGTGCTCACGTGGCAACCTCCTGCCCATCGCAACGGGCCGATAGATCACTACAAAATTATGATAACAGAGAGAAACCTTAGTGATCACGTAAACGACAGTCATAGCATCGTGCTAAACGAGACCGTCGACGGCACAACGACGACATACACAGCACGAGGACTTTCTCAATTAGAACAGTACAGTGTGTGGATACTAGCtgttaacattgaaaatttcCAGCTGCTACAAAGTCATCCCAGTCTAACAGCAGTGTTTCAAACAACAGGAGGAAGTACGTGCAACACGTTTTAGCCTTTCCCGCAGtacctcttaacgcgcgcaggCTACACTCTCGTCTCTAGCCTGCACGCGTTAAACCTCTAGCTTTTAGTGCCATAACTGTTTGCCTCATATAATGCCCGTTTCTTGTATGTAGAAGACAGTGTTCCTTACAAACTTCGCTCAACTGTGACGGGCAATTCGGCCACCATCACGTGGCAGCCACCTCCTAATCGATCACTATCGATCACATCATACAACGTCAGACTGTTTCGTCAAAACGACATTCGAGCAACGGTTGCGTCGACGACCACAAAGACGACATCCGCCATTTTTACGAATTTACTCCCGTTCACTAACTACAGAGTGATCGTCACTGGTTTCCGACGTCACGTGTCGACACTTCCAGCAGTGCTCGATTTCAAAACAAAACGCAACggtatataaataaaattaatatcaaactaTTATAATAATACACACTATCAAtactaattaatcataaaaccaatatttaatattaatatatattattctATATAATACGGCAGGGTTTTACCCCTTGGTAGTAGAAACACTTGTACTTTGGTTACCAGATAGCCTAGAAACGTTGAAATCAATAGATTTGAACGTATTGTGCTGTGCTAGCCGTTCCCTTCCTTTAGAGCAACTTTCTATAAAATTATGGCTTTACAACGCTAGAATGATTTCTAGACGCATGCTTGCAGAGATGGATGATGTTTGGAGTTGGGACTCTCCTGTATGTGAGTAAATAGCATTGAGTGTCCACCCGCAGTGGTGCATgggtacatgtgtgtatgtatatctaatatatatatatatatatatatatatatatatatatatatatatatatatatatatatatatatatatatatatataacatcaTTTCCTGCTCAGTTTCTCGAATTAATTGTGTTTCCCTGTTTTAGTTCCTGCTGCTCCCACGAATTTAAAAATCCAAAACTTTGGATCCAGAGATGCAACGATCAGTTGGTCACCACCACTTCAAACGACGCCAAACGACGTCAAACTAGAATACAAAATTCACGTTCTATATATTAAAAATGAAAGCTCGCCGTCACATCTGGATCACAGAGATATCGTGTTACCGAAGTCGGAGACGCTAGTAATACTGCGTCGACTGATACCATCGACTACATACTACGTGTGGGCTGCAGCTGTTGTAGACCACGGTAAAGCCTCAGAGTCGAGGAGTCACTTAGTTGGCCCATTGAACTTTACAACAGTAGAGGAAGGTATATCTATGCATTATATGTGTGTCAGTATATATAattgtgtttgcctgttttaGTTCTTGCCGCTCCCACGAAATtaaaaattcaaaactttGGATCCAGAAATGCAACGGTCAGTTGGTCTTCACCACCTCCAACAACGATGCCAAACGACGTCAAACTAGAGTACAAAATCTTTGTCCTATTTAGAAATGAAAGCGCGCCGTCACGCCTGGGTCAGGCAGATATGGTGTTGCCGAGGTCGGAGACACGGATAATACTGCGTCGACTGATACCATCGACTACATACTACGTGTGGGTTGCAGTTGTTATAGACGAAGGTAAAGAATCCGAATTGATGAGTCACGTAGTTGGACCAATAAACTTTACAACACTGGAGGAAGGTCTACAGACTTGAACAACATTATAGGGACATCCCGCTGTGGGTGTATATGCATGTAGTAACACactaattaggtcacaatttaccaaccaGCAATGTTAGGTTTCTGTAGAATACTGCAGACCCTAGATTGTTTTCTTCACGGTTTGCATTGCGGAGAATGAGAGCTAAAAGTGTACGACGTCATGTCTGCGTAAGTGTCCtgtactgtctattccccgcAAGTGCAAACTCGGACTGAGTAATGAGATAGAgatcacaccaggtgtgctcattacagcattaagagctgctccagttggacgaTGTTACACGTACCAATTAACTTAAACTAGCAAGACCCACAGAATTTCTGCAAAATGCGATAGGGGCAGTCGTAATTGATTCATTAATTGGTCACATATAACAACTACAGTTAGAGGCTATCTTATATAGAGAGAACTTGTTTGTGTACAACATTCGAAGTGACAGTTTTTTccttgtccattgtgtgttgGTTTCTTCCACTTTTACCTTACGTCGGCCATCGCTCTAGCTCGCGGAAAAAATGCGAAGTAGAGTCGCCCTACTCTTGCTAGCCACGCCCTTTCTTCTCTCGCGGAAGGGGCGTGGCTAACCAGACTAGAGTTGTCCGTGGGCGAACACAGGTGTCGGTACAAATATTCCCACTTTTTCAAACGCTTGCCCTAGAGACCTGTTAATTGTGTACGCCAAACGAAGAGGGAATTTTGTGCTTTTTGGCTGGTTTACAGGAACTTTAGGCAAGCTGAGGGTCAGGCCAGCGTATCGCCAACGTAACGTCAGCGtgctactgtaaacatgttACCACCTTTCGCCGAGACACTATACGTTCTGACCGGCGTCAAGACGTTGGATTAGACCCAAGTTCTATTCGAGAGTTAACGTAACGTAAACCGGAAATATGCGGTTTGTAACTACCAATCGGCTGTCGCGCATTTACTCACGTGGTCCGGTTGTCTAACATGGACGGCGAAGATCTCAACAACTAAAAGCAGGAAATCTTGGTAAGAAGgcatacagcaacagcagcggcACTTGCTTCACGTGCGCTATAGAAACGACCTTCGACGCCAGACCCTTTTCGTAGCCGAGAAGACGTTGTTGGGTTGCGTTCAGACAttttactgtaaatcaatgtAATTAATAGGTTTCAACGTCTGACTAAGTTTATGTTATACGCTGGGATGACGCTCGGCTTGTAGATCTTACCAGTGTGAAAGGAAGGTTGCTATCGCTGCATAAGTCTAGTTTATTCTTGGAATTAGGACTGAGTCACCAATGGTAGAACAGTGAAGCACAGATTCATGGATAC from Corticium candelabrum chromosome 10, ooCorCand1.1, whole genome shotgun sequence harbors:
- the LOC134185294 gene encoding fibronectin-like is translated as MTNLTFVWLNGLEPFTEYVVAVAVVVRPQNAQNKSEELESEKSVEQSFSTLQSSPSRPRQLKVANVQTDSAVLTWQPPAHRNGPIDHYKIMITERNLSDHVNDSHSIVLNETVDGTTTTYTARGLSQLEQYSVWILAVNIENFQLLQSHPSLTAVFQTTGGKDSVPYKLRSTVTGNSATITWQPPPNRSLSITSYNVRLFRQNDIRATVASTTTKTTSAIFTNLLPFTNYRVIVTGFRRHVSTLPAVLDFKTKRNVPAAPTNLKIQNFGSRDATISWSPPLQTTPNDVKLEYKIHVLYIKNESSPSHLDHRDIVLPKSETLVILRRLIPSTTYYVWAAAVVDHGKASESRSHLVGPLNFTTVEEVLAAPTKLKIQNFGSRNATVSWSSPPPTTMPNDVKLEYKIFVLFRNESAPSRLGQADMVLPRSETRIILRRLIPSTTYYVWVAVVIDEGKESELMSHVVGPINFTTLEEGLQT